The following proteins are encoded in a genomic region of Rhizobium sp. CCGE531:
- a CDS encoding glycosyltransferase: MKDNVARIFVGFDSKEVVAYHVLTQSIIERSSIPVVFSPIVLNNLDGIFTRERNPLQSTEFSFSRFLVPYLSDYQGWSIFMDCDMLARADIAELWALRDDRYAAMCVKHDYQPKIETKFLGQTQTKYEKKNWSSMILFNNAKCTALTKDFVNTATGLQLHQFKWLENDDQIGEVPVVWNYLVNEYDHREDAKLVHFTDGGPYFDEYRNDDYAEEWFAMRDRMLHVQQK; the protein is encoded by the coding sequence ATGAAGGATAATGTCGCACGTATTTTTGTCGGTTTCGATTCCAAGGAAGTCGTGGCCTATCACGTCCTGACCCAGAGCATCATCGAGCGCTCGTCGATCCCGGTGGTCTTCTCGCCGATCGTGCTCAACAACCTCGACGGCATCTTCACGCGCGAGCGCAATCCGCTGCAGTCGACCGAGTTTTCCTTCTCGCGCTTCCTCGTGCCCTACCTCAGCGACTATCAGGGCTGGAGCATCTTCATGGATTGCGACATGCTCGCCCGCGCCGATATCGCCGAACTCTGGGCATTGCGTGACGATCGCTACGCGGCCATGTGCGTCAAGCATGATTACCAGCCGAAGATCGAAACCAAGTTCCTCGGCCAGACGCAGACCAAATATGAGAAGAAGAACTGGTCGAGCATGATCCTGTTCAACAATGCCAAGTGCACGGCATTGACGAAGGATTTCGTCAACACGGCAACCGGCCTTCAGCTTCATCAGTTCAAGTGGCTGGAGAATGACGACCAGATCGGTGAAGTTCCGGTCGTCTGGAACTATCTCGTCAACGAATATGACCACCGCGAAGATGCCAAACTCGTGCATTTCACCGACGGTGGCCCGTATTTCGACGAATATCGTAATGACGATTACGCCGAAGAGTGGTTCGCCATGCGAGACCGTATGCTGCACGTCCAGCAGAAGTGA
- a CDS encoding AAA family ATPase, whose amino-acid sequence MSLIILTGASGSGKTAIAQAIARDHASMLAVYHFDSIGVPSLDAMIQDHGSPEGWQRDKTVEWLARLAPQMRKGRAILLEGQMRPSFIKEAAAAADIGDYRLLLIDCDDAARIHRLAVERGQPELADANMMNWAAYLRQEARKNSCEILDTSDLSIEQSVDTVLKYLFR is encoded by the coding sequence ATGAGCCTGATCATTCTGACCGGCGCTTCGGGATCGGGAAAGACCGCGATCGCGCAGGCGATCGCCAGGGACCATGCGTCTATGTTAGCCGTCTATCATTTCGACAGTATCGGCGTGCCGTCGCTTGACGCCATGATCCAGGACCATGGTTCGCCCGAGGGCTGGCAGCGGGACAAGACCGTGGAATGGCTAGCGCGGCTTGCGCCACAGATGCGGAAGGGCAGGGCCATTCTTCTCGAAGGGCAGATGCGGCCATCCTTCATCAAGGAGGCAGCGGCGGCGGCCGATATCGGTGACTATCGCCTGTTGCTGATCGATTGCGACGACGCAGCGCGGATTCATCGCTTGGCGGTTGAGCGAGGCCAGCCGGAGCTTGCCGATGCGAACATGATGAACTGGGCGGCCTATCTGCGTCAGGAAGCCCGGAAAAATAGCTGCGAGATCCTCGACACGAGCGATCTTTCGATCGAACAGAGCGTGGATACGGTGCTGAAATATCTGTTCCGGTAG
- a CDS encoding NAD(P)-dependent oxidoreductase: MKKRILFTGGSGKAGRHAVPWLVNAGYEVHNIDLVPLNSPGVTNLQVDITDAGQVYDVLTMHRDFPDLDHGKGVQPFDAVVHFAAIPRILIKPDNETFRINTMSTYNVIEAAAKLGVKKIIIASSETTYGICFAEGHRDFHQFPLEEDYDVNPMDSYGLSKVVNEKTARAFAERFGIDIYALRIGNVIEPHEYERFPEFFANSEIRKRIAWSYIDARDLGQIVHLCIGKDGLGFQVFNAANDTVSANTPSRELAAKHFPNVLFNREIGEYEGLLSNRKIREVLGFKEEHNWRKYVNV; encoded by the coding sequence ATGAAGAAACGTATTTTGTTCACGGGCGGCAGCGGCAAGGCGGGGCGTCACGCGGTTCCATGGCTGGTGAATGCCGGCTATGAGGTTCACAATATCGACCTCGTGCCGCTGAACAGCCCCGGCGTCACCAACCTGCAGGTCGATATCACCGATGCGGGACAAGTATATGATGTCCTGACCATGCATCGCGATTTTCCCGATCTCGACCACGGCAAAGGCGTGCAGCCTTTCGACGCAGTCGTGCATTTCGCCGCCATACCGCGCATCCTGATCAAGCCCGACAATGAGACGTTCCGCATCAACACGATGAGCACCTACAATGTCATCGAGGCGGCCGCGAAGCTCGGCGTGAAGAAGATCATCATTGCCTCCAGCGAGACAACCTATGGCATCTGCTTTGCCGAAGGCCATCGCGACTTCCATCAATTCCCGCTGGAGGAAGATTACGACGTCAACCCGATGGATTCCTACGGCTTGTCCAAGGTCGTGAACGAGAAGACGGCTCGGGCTTTCGCCGAGCGTTTCGGTATCGACATCTACGCGCTGCGCATCGGCAATGTCATCGAGCCGCATGAATATGAGCGCTTTCCGGAATTTTTCGCCAACAGCGAAATCCGCAAGCGCATCGCCTGGAGTTATATCGACGCCCGCGACCTCGGCCAGATCGTCCATCTCTGTATCGGCAAAGATGGTCTCGGTTTCCAGGTGTTCAATGCCGCCAATGATACGGTCTCGGCCAACACGCCGTCGCGCGAGCTTGCCGCGAAGCATTTTCCGAACGTGCTTTTCAACCGCGAGATCGGCGAGTATGAGGGCCTTTTGTCCAACCGCAAGATCCGCGAAGTACTGGGCTTCAAGGAAGAGCATAATTGGCGGAAATATGTGAACGTCTAG
- a CDS encoding 3-deoxy-manno-octulosonate cytidylyltransferase, translating to MDRKTTGNIDLGIPAAGSAAGLNSADEWRAILAGFSHIVLVANSDVVDIANLQAQFPETALFVFFNKVYKVLDRPFHGHSLLISRGQPRGANIVYRGEVGEVVKFFPKEYFLGIMNIRLGPEEKLNPAADFQGAPTGHLDLVGFCSDFYTEDKTPTSGFALALWLSDLKLPGAIVLAGFSARRSQKWRVVSAHDWNFEQTFLRLFARLGKITIHGGVALNPYIRLAQRFTELPQAEISLAAAEVLSERLGNTDAEVDKLISLTNVIRSTDNFLRRLRPKFLKRKPKGSSGE from the coding sequence TTGGATCGAAAGACGACAGGAAACATCGATCTCGGCATACCGGCCGCGGGTTCCGCCGCCGGCCTGAACAGCGCCGACGAGTGGCGGGCCATACTGGCGGGGTTTTCCCATATCGTTCTGGTCGCCAATAGCGACGTCGTCGATATCGCCAACCTGCAGGCGCAGTTTCCGGAGACTGCGCTCTTTGTCTTCTTCAACAAGGTCTACAAGGTCCTCGACCGCCCATTCCATGGACATTCGCTGCTGATCTCGCGCGGCCAGCCGCGCGGGGCCAACATCGTCTATCGCGGCGAGGTGGGCGAGGTCGTGAAATTCTTTCCGAAGGAATATTTCCTCGGCATCATGAATATCCGGCTTGGTCCGGAAGAGAAGCTTAATCCGGCAGCGGATTTCCAGGGTGCGCCGACCGGTCATCTCGATCTGGTCGGCTTCTGCTCCGATTTCTACACGGAAGACAAGACGCCGACGAGCGGCTTTGCCCTGGCGCTCTGGCTCAGCGACCTGAAGCTGCCCGGCGCGATCGTGCTTGCCGGTTTCTCGGCCAGGCGCAGTCAGAAGTGGAGGGTGGTCTCCGCCCATGATTGGAACTTCGAGCAGACGTTTTTGCGCCTGTTTGCCCGGCTCGGAAAAATTACCATCCATGGCGGGGTTGCGCTGAACCCCTATATCAGGCTTGCCCAGCGCTTTACCGAGCTGCCGCAGGCCGAAATTTCGCTGGCTGCGGCGGAAGTGCTGTCGGAACGGCTCGGCAATACGGATGCCGAAGTGGACAAGCTGATCTCACTGACGAATGTGATTCGCTCCACCGATAATTTCCTGCGCCGGCTCAGGCCGAAGTTTCTCAAGCGCAAGCCGAAAGGCTCTTCCGGAGAATAG